In Phormidium yuhuli AB48, one genomic interval encodes:
- a CDS encoding YqeG family HAD IIIA-type phosphatase — MSWGKLLQPDLVLGGTVMDITPELLVEHNLKGLVFDVDETLVPIGQMEASEELRQRIVELRQVATLWLVSNNVNETRIGNIAKSLELPYIFFAAKPFRRKLWRAVSAMDLPVAQVAMVGDRLFTDVLAGNRMGMFTVLVEPMVDPGEAVRRSPVRSVEVWLSQVLGASLTANR, encoded by the coding sequence CAGTGATGGATATTACGCCAGAACTGTTGGTTGAGCATAATTTGAAGGGACTCGTCTTTGATGTTGATGAGACTCTAGTCCCCATTGGACAAATGGAGGCCTCTGAGGAACTGCGTCAGCGGATCGTTGAGTTACGGCAGGTGGCCACCCTCTGGCTGGTGAGCAACAATGTCAATGAAACGCGCATTGGCAATATTGCTAAGTCTCTGGAGTTGCCCTATATCTTTTTTGCGGCTAAACCCTTCCGCCGGAAACTCTGGCGAGCCGTGTCGGCGATGGATTTACCGGTGGCTCAGGTGGCCATGGTGGGCGATCGCCTGTTTACGGATGTTCTGGCGGGAAACCGCATGGGCATGTTTACTGTGTTGGTTGAGCCGATGGTAGACCCGGGTGAAGCGGTCCGTCGCTCTCCAGTCCGTTCGGTGGAAGTTTGGCTATCTCAAGTCCTCGGGGCCTCCCTCACCGCTAATCGTTAA
- a CDS encoding PEP-CTERM sorting domain-containing protein: MQLRTAISYTAPLLSASLALGVLAAPATAASLNPGEMFGTGGLLFTEDTKVTFTFGNTFGAYVSSLALYEVNGSTTTQVQSLFTEQWAADQGHVSSNNDWIGTCGQEGSAIANCTASFVFKANVEYALGLTSWFRTGSDNVAGEFINTVFSTDRLNSFRDNNLRRNSNGQETQQFLFGSHGTAVYSGDTDGMSNMFLEPNDEYAFYNPEGYTSGNPLAGLLALGIDDRGNRNDRDFQDMVFWAQAERVGSRDVPEPSAILGLTAMAGGLAALRRRRHS; encoded by the coding sequence ATGCAACTGCGAACTGCAATTTCTTACACCGCCCCCCTACTTAGTGCCTCACTGGCGCTGGGTGTTCTCGCCGCCCCGGCGACAGCAGCCAGTCTGAACCCCGGAGAAATGTTCGGTACAGGCGGCCTGCTCTTCACGGAAGACACCAAAGTTACCTTCACCTTCGGTAACACCTTTGGAGCCTATGTCTCCAGCCTGGCACTTTACGAAGTCAATGGCAGCACCACTACCCAAGTTCAAAGCTTGTTTACTGAACAGTGGGCCGCCGATCAGGGTCACGTCAGTAGCAACAACGATTGGATTGGAACCTGCGGTCAGGAAGGCAGTGCCATTGCTAACTGCACCGCCTCTTTCGTGTTCAAGGCCAATGTGGAATATGCCCTAGGGCTAACCAGCTGGTTTCGGACGGGTAGTGACAACGTAGCTGGGGAGTTCATTAACACGGTCTTCTCAACCGACCGTCTCAATTCTTTCCGTGACAATAATCTCAGAAGAAATTCCAACGGACAAGAAACCCAACAATTCCTCTTTGGCTCCCATGGAACAGCGGTTTATTCCGGTGACACGGATGGGATGTCCAATATGTTCTTAGAGCCTAACGATGAGTACGCCTTCTACAATCCTGAGGGGTACACCAGTGGGAACCCCCTAGCCGGTCTACTCGCTTTAGGAATTGACGATCGCGGTAACCGCAATGACCGCGACTTCCAAGACATGGTTTTCTGGGCACAAGCTGAGCGGGTTGGCTCTCGTGACGTTCCTGAGCCGTCTGCCATCTTGGGCTTAACGGCTATGGCCGGTGGACTCGCTGCCCTACGCCGTCGCCGCCACAGCTAA